The window GCGGAATTGAAAAACGTAGGGAACTAGAAATGCTGTTGGCCAGGAGAGACTAAATGTGACTACTGATTGGGATGCATCTCACAAGTGTTTTATGTGAAAAAAGACAGAACTTCTCCAATGCATAAAATGGAAAAACACAATTTCCAAAAGACGCAAACAAGAAGTGGATTCGCCTGATATTTAAAAAGCCTCAAAAGCGATTTTTCGAATTAAACACTCTAAGACTTTTACAAGCTCCCACCATGCCCACAGCAACCCTTTAGTCCCTcttcaaaaagaaatgcatgCAACAGTTCTGTCTTTTCTGAGATAAGTTCAATTTTGAGATGTTCCCAGTACAAGTTATCCAATGACGGACACGAACACTGTTCTGCAACAAAATCGaagtaacaaaatatattctatATATTTTATATAATAAATGTATTGTTGAGAAcaatcaacaattaaaagttgtataaaaataaacatgtacCAGGAGGTCCCATAGGAAAGAACCTGCTGACAGAGGCATCACCGGAAATCCAATCAATTTTTGGGCCTTTCCTTCCTTACGTCAGGGACACAGTGCCCATCAATGATGCCTGCGAGACGAAGTTATCTATTTACACTCCAGGTTCTTTTCTCTTGGACTTTTCACTTGTTCATTGTTGTAAAtgtacaatatcatgatatgtgtAAGATATAACGCAACGAAGTGATTCGTGTGATAGTTACTGTATTACTGAAGACTACAAATAGGTAACAAACTCACCAGCTACACATTCATACATATTCATGAAACCACTCGGCATTCCTCGTCAGGTAGCATACATTACATCTTTCCTTCTAAAGTGTTCTTTTACCAATGAAGCACTGACTAATACATAAACTTCTAACCTAAATCTAAGTATAACTCACAAACCAAATAAAATGGAACTTCCACGAATTTGCATAACATGCCAGATGCCTGTACCGGCACACAAGTGTTTGTTTATGATAATTATAAGAAGTGTTTATGTTTCATGGCTGGTCTTGCTAGAGATCTAGTTTATCAGGTGGCTTGCTTGTTCGCCCACTCCTTGTAACATATCCCGGGGTGTTGTTTATGGTTGGAATGGGCTCAGCAACTGCAGCCTGTGGGGCCACGTTGACATCAGTGTGATCATTCGCAGGCGCATGAGGCGGGTCCCCAGACGTATACATTACACGTGGGCGAGTCCCTTCGTTGGGAATGTTATTTTCGCGGGTTTGAAACATGTGACGGCGGTTACGTCTGAACGATTTACCCTCGGGGGTTTGAATGTTATAGCTCCTCGGCACATCAGGCAGTTTGTTTTGCACCGTCCCATATTTCCACTGTCCTCTCAAGGTCCTGAAACGAACTGCATCTCCAGGATGGATGTCAGCATTTGTGCTATTACTAACACGCTTGTCATAATACTGTTTCTGGCGGTTTTGACGGTCTGTGAGCTTCTCATGAGCGTTATCTACCACTTTTGGTTTCAAGAGATTGGGGAGAATTGGCAATTTCGAATTCAATCGGCGTGACATTAACAGTTGCGCCGGAGATTGTCCAACCCCGTCGAGTGGTGTGTTGCGGAAATTAAGTAACGCTATGCTGGGATCATCGCATGATTGTTCGCATTTCTTGAAGATGTCCTTTATTGACTGAATAGCGCGTTCAACCTGTCCATTAGACTGGGGGTAACCAGGGCTGCTGGTGGTATGGCGGAATCCCCAGGCCTTGGAGAAATCTGAGAACTCGCGGCTTGAAAATTGAGGCCCATTATCGCTGATGACGCCATTAGGGATGCCAAATCTGCTGAACGATGCTTTGAGAGCCGTAATAACAGACTGGCTTGTCAGCGTGGGAAGAATGCACACTTCCGGAAACTTAGAGAAGTAATCCACAGTCAGCAAATATTCCTTGCTCCGATATTCAAACATATCAGTTGCGACTTTACTCCACGGGAGGTCTGGAATGTCATGTGGTATCATAGGTTCAGCCGGTTTGGATTTCCTCGCTGTCTGGCAGGCGGTACAGCGTGATACGGTATCCTCAATTTGTTGACCCATTCCGGGCCAGAACAGAATGTCTCGGGCcaattgttttgatttaacGATGCCCATATGAGTTTCATGAATTCGTTTGAGCAAGTTTGCGCGCAATGTCTCTGGTACTACGAGACGATCGCCTTTGAGCAACAGGTTGTCCGCTAATGTGATTTCGTCGCGATACGGGAAGTATGGAGTTAGTTCAAGTGGTACATCCTGTTTGTCATCTGGCCAGCCTTGCATCACAGTGTTTTTTAGAGACTGTAGAGTTGGGTCTGCGTCCGTGGCAGATTTAAACTCCTCTAATTTGGCATCGCTGATGTGACTGGCAATGTTCAGCAagttgacctcgattttgtcATCGAATAGGTCTTGCGGGTTGGTGTCGGATACGAATGCGCGTGATAGAGTGTCAGCTAGAAACATTTCGCGTCCCGGGCGGTATACCAGTTTCAGATCATAGTGCTGTAGGCGTAACCTCATGCGTTGCATACGGGCTGAGAGTTTATGTATGGGCTTTGTCATGATTGCCAGTAGTGGCTTATGATCTGTCTCTATTGTTATCGGGCCTTTTCCGTAGACGTAATCATGGAATTTCTTACATCCGAAACAAATCGCGAGCAATTCTTTCTCAATGACGGCGTACATAGATTGCGTTTCATCCAGGGCCTTAGATCCGAACGCCACTGGATGACTGTCTTGAATTAAGGCTGCGCCTAATCCAGATTTACTGGCATCAACCTGAAGCGTGATGGGTTTATTGACGTCATAGAAACTCAGCACGGGCGTGTTTgtgatcaaacgtttcagtctCTTATATGCTCGGTCTTGGAGATCCTCCCAATGAAATTCGACTTTTTCTTCGAGGACTTGACGTAGTGGTTTCGTTTCTTGTGAGAGGTTGGGGATGAATTTCGCAAGATATCCCACCATGGCGATGAATCTCCTAATGTCCTCTTTACATGACGGTGTCGGCATGTTGGTGATGTCACTTACGCGATCCTGGCTGACCTTTAGGCCATCACCTGAAAATATATGTCCGACGTAGTCAACTTCGCTGAGGCCTATTTTCGTTTTAGCGGGGTTGAGTTTTAACCCTACTGCGCGTGCTCGCTCCAGTACGGTGCGTAGGCGATTATCGTGCTCGGCTTGTGTGCGGCCGTGTACGACGATGTCATCGACGACAATCTCAACCCCTTCGAGGTCACCAAATAAATCCGACATGACTTTATTGAAAATGTCACCACTCGTGGATATACCAAATGGTAACCGAAGGAAACGGTAGCGTCCCCACGGCGTGTTGAAGGTACAGAGCTTTGAACTTTGCTCATCAAGGCCAATTTGCCAAAAACCTGATTTAGCGTCGAGTGTACTAAATATCTTTGAGCCGGGCATGCGTGCTGCGATTTCCTCAACTGTTTTCGTCGGATGGTGAGCTCTGCGAATCGCTTTGTTCAGTTTGGATGGATCAATGCAAATTCTCAccttattgttttgttttcgaACGACAGTCATACTATTGACCCATGGGGTTGGTTCGTTTTCTTTGATCACTACTTTCAGGTCCTCCATTCGATCCAGTTCGGTTTTGACGACGTCCTCAATCGCGTACGGGATTTTACGAGGTGGATCGACGGACGGCTCAACGGTCGGATCTGTGAAAAGATGGTAGTTGCTCTGAATACATCCCAATCCTTGAAAGACATCCTCGAAATCCTTGATTTGCGATATCGAATGTATGCGCTTCACTAAGTTCAGTTTATCGCACGTATCACGGCCTAGAATTGGTTGGGCATTGTCAAGGATTTGAAAGGTGACGTCCAATCCGTTAAGATTCAAGACAGTTTCGCCGACAGGCGTAATCCTATGCCCCGAATATGATACTAATCGGCACTTTGGGGGTGTGTGTGTTGCGTTCAGTTTCTTGAAAAACTGTAACGGTATAATGTCGGCCTCGCTGCCGGTATCGAGTTTGAACGATATGGATTGTCCTTGAATGGTAAATGTTTCATGCCATCCGACGTAGTTGGCTGGTGTAACTGATACCTCGCCGATGAATAGCGTGTCCACGTGGGGACCATGAAAGTCTGGCTCATAGTTGCGATGATAGAATTctgtggtaggcctaccgtTATTACGTGATTCCAGGGTTACGTCATGAATGCTCGATGACGATGGAGCTTGAGGACGTACGCGTTGTTTCTCTGATCTTGCCAGTGTGCGGCAAGATGCTTTGAAGTGGTTCATGCGGCGGCAATATCCGCATTCCTTGCCGTATGCCGGACATTGTGTGTAGTCAGCATGAGCTTGTCCGCCACAGTTTCCACATTTTTCGGATTGTGATCGTTTGTCAAATGTTCCGCGATGTTTGTTTCGGCTGCGATCATGGGAGCCGCGACCGTATGCCGTACTATTTTGGAATGATCTTCCGACGGCGTCGACGTCTTTTTCTTTCGTATCAGTCAGCGTCTTAAGTTGATTAGCGCTTGATTCGCTAATGCGACACGTATTGACACACTTCTCCAGGGTAAGGTCCTCGGTCTGCAGAAGTTTCTCGCGCGTGGTCTCGTCACGGATGCCGCAAACGACCCGGTCTCTGAGTAGAGAGTCTCGTAGAGCGTCGCCAAATTCACAGTCCTTGATAAGTTGTTTCAACTCCGTGAGAAATGAGTCAAATGATTCGCCGTCTTTCTGCGTCCGAGAATTGAATTGGTACCGGATAACTGTGATGTTCCGTTTCCCTTCACAGAATGCGGCGAATTTCGCCTTCAGTGGCGCGATCTGGTCCACGTCTGCCTCGGCGAACTCCATCGTGGCGTGAACCTTTTGGGCCTCCGGTCCGGCAACGTGAAGGAAGACGTTACACTGGACCACCTCAGCTTTATCGGCGACACCCGATGCTATGCTGTAGACTTCGAATGAACGTATCCAATTTCGGTAGTTAGCTTGAAGATTGCCTTCAAGGCTTAACTGCGCTGGTGGTTTTAGTCCTGACATTGTAGGTGTTTCCGATTGCGGGCGAGAGCTGACGTCTCTGACACCATGTAAGATATAACGCAACGAAGTGATTCGTGTGATAGTTACTGTATTACTGAAGACTACAAATAGGTAACAAACTCACCAGCTACACATTCATACATATTCATGAAACCACTCGGCATTCCTCGTCAGGTAGCATACATTACAATATGTAAAAAAATACATCATCGATCCGCTAACAATAATTCAATTGATTGAACTGTCAATTTATAAATTAAATTTTGCTAAAACATCCTTGTTTCAATTGCTACAGCAAACAATACACTCTGGGCGGATCATATAGGCCTAAATCGATTCCGAAGATGAATTTATCGCCCGTAACCTTCAGCTTCTTCGCCATCGACGCCATGTTGCTGCAATGCATTGTGGGATACTTGCCCAAGTAACCCCATCAGCGAGGAGGGTTAGAAGGGCATGTCCTAGACATGTCCAACACCACTTTTCGAACGATGATGGACCAGGTCCGACTACTGACTTCCGGCAAACTACCACACTTGGACATGTCCTAGACAAGTAATCGAACGCActccaagacactctcgggtggagctaaaatacagtccaaacccgagccgacaggcgagggtttggacgaaattttagctccacccgagagtgtcttggtaactcaaccaaggtccgaagccgagggttcaatttctattctaaaatacctcaaacttaaaaagataggccacgaaaataacttgaatatgtgcgaatttggcaaattccatccatcgccggcccggccggagcgccggtagcgccattgtttacattatgttacggcaacgttacagaaaatgagacatgtacattttgtacagcgcgcataggaagtccgcatcggctcgctcaagtgatgctaaaatctgcgcaaatgggctatttggagcgtttttctcggcaaatatgtgtagtgctcattaaaaaacttagggtggttgatgcttccttgactgatttgtgtttgaagcagtgttttgagagcctcaaacttctgaagtgagctgaaattccattgacgtgacgtgtgcatggtttccacattttagtgcaacccgagggaactttggtagagcatcttggttgcgtgtccaaaacactccactctcagaacgaggattatgcattttccatttaaaagttgactttacggtaccaaggtattttagaattctcagaacgaggcttatgcattttccatttaaaagttgactttacggtaccaaggtattttagaatgacaATTctaaaatgcataagcctcgttctgagagtggagtgttttggacacgcaaccaagatgctctaccaaagttccctcgggttgcactaaaatgtggaaccatgcacacagctcacttcagaagtttgaggctctcaaaacactgcttcaaacacaaatcagccaaggaagcatcaaccaccctaagttttttaatgagcactacacatatttgctgagaaaaacgctccaaatagcccatttgcgcggattttagcgtcacttgagcgagccgatccggacttcctatacgggctgccgtaacataatgtaaacaacggcgctaccggcgctccgggcaggcgatggatggaatttgccaaattcgcacatattcaagttatttcgtggcctatctttttaagtttgaggtattttagaatagaaattgaaccctcggcttcggaccttggttgagttaccaagacactctcgggtggagctaaaatttcgtccaaaccctcgcctgtcggctcgggtttggactgtattttagctccacccgagagtgtcttggtaactcaaccaaggtcctccgcctcgggttcaattccttaaaccatgaGGATAGGTTTTATTTAGGATAATATAGTGACAGTCAATTGAGACATTAAGTACCTCAGAGCCCAAAAAAGTAtgaggaaaatgaataaaaggCTGTACCCTTAGTATATACGTGTTTGCACTTGTCCCAGCTGAAAGCGTAGTTctacttttttagctcagatggcgccagctagggtcctgtcaaaatcattggcccACCTTTTTTTCTCA is drawn from Lineus longissimus chromosome 1, tnLinLong1.2, whole genome shotgun sequence and contains these coding sequences:
- the LOC135487661 gene encoding uncharacterized protein K02A2.6-like encodes the protein MYAVIEKELLAICFGCKKFHDYVYGKGPITIETDHKPLLAIMTKPIHKLSARMQRMRLRLQHYDLKLVYRPGREMFLADTLSRAFVSDTNPQDLFDDKIEVNLLNIASHISDAKLEEFKSATDADPTLQSLKNTVMQGWPDDKQDVPLELTPYFPYRDEITLADNLLLKGDRLVVPETLRANLLKRIHETHMGIVKSKQLARDILFWPGMGQQIEDTVSRCTACQTARKSKPAEPMIPHDIPDLPWSKVATDMFEYRSKEYLLTVDYFSKFPEVCILPTLTSQSVITALKASFSRFGIPNGVISDNGPQFSSREFSDFSKAWGFRHTTSSPGYPQSNGQVERAIQSIKDIFKKCEQSCDDPSIALLNFRNTPLDGVGQSPAQLLMSRRLNSKLPILPNLLKPKVVDNAHEKLTDRQNRQKQYYDKRVSNSTNADIHPGDAVRFRTLRGQWKYGTVQNKLPDVPRSYNIQTPEGKSFRRNRRHMFQTRENNIPNEGTRPRVMYTSGDPPHAPANDHTDVNVAPQAAVAEPIPTINNTPGYVTRSGRTSKPPDKLDL